One Candidatus Binatia bacterium DNA window includes the following coding sequences:
- the ihfA-1 gene encoding integration host factor subunit alpha, translated as MLVTVTKSDIVDRIYSKVGFSKKETSEVVDAIFELMKESLERGEKIKISGFGNFVVHEKKPRKGRNPQTGEEILIAGRRVLSFKPSPVLKRLMNSRPAGE; from the coding sequence GTGCTTGTGACCGTCACGAAAAGCGACATCGTCGACCGCATCTATTCCAAGGTGGGATTCTCGAAAAAGGAAACCAGCGAGGTCGTGGACGCGATTTTCGAGCTGATGAAGGAAAGCCTGGAGAGGGGCGAGAAGATCAAGATCTCGGGCTTCGGGAACTTCGTCGTCCACGAAAAAAAACCTCGCAAGGGCAGGAACCCCCAGACGGGCGAGGAAATTCTCATTGCCGGTCGGAGGGTCCTGAGTTTCAAGCCCAGCCCCGTTCTCAAGCGGCTCATGAACTCGCGGCCCGCAGGCGAATGA
- the surE gene encoding 5'-nucleotidase SurE: MRILLCNDDGIHSAGLRALEEAVSPLGEVYVVAPDREQSASSHALTLHRPLRVEQLDERHYMVDGTPTDCVNLAVNGLLRDRRPDLVLSGINHGSNLGDDITYSGTVSAAMEGTLLGIPSAAISVAGRERFDFRAAAEFAQKLVRALEKKGLPPDTLLNVNVPALPSELVRGVALTRMGKRRYGDAIVEKTDPRGKKYYWIGGDEAGFVEDEGTDFAAVARGMISVTPLHLDLTNYASFDAIAQLDLDWR, encoded by the coding sequence GTGCGGATCCTTCTCTGCAACGACGACGGGATTCACTCCGCGGGACTTCGTGCCCTCGAGGAGGCGGTGTCTCCCCTGGGGGAGGTCTACGTCGTGGCGCCGGACCGGGAGCAGAGTGCGTCGAGCCACGCGCTCACACTGCACCGCCCGCTTCGAGTCGAGCAGCTCGACGAGAGACACTACATGGTCGACGGGACTCCGACGGACTGCGTGAACCTGGCGGTCAACGGGCTCCTGCGTGACCGGCGCCCGGATCTCGTTCTTTCCGGGATCAACCACGGAAGCAATCTCGGTGACGATATCACGTATTCGGGCACGGTATCGGCCGCGATGGAGGGAACACTTCTGGGTATTCCCTCCGCCGCTATTTCCGTGGCGGGTCGCGAACGGTTCGACTTTCGAGCGGCGGCGGAGTTCGCGCAAAAACTCGTGCGCGCTCTCGAAAAGAAGGGACTTCCTCCCGACACGTTGCTCAACGTGAACGTTCCGGCCCTGCCGAGCGAGCTGGTTCGTGGCGTGGCGCTCACCCGGATGGGTAAGCGTCGTTACGGCGACGCCATCGTGGAGAAAACCGACCCGAGGGGCAAGAAATACTACTGGATCGGCGGCGACGAGGCGGGTTTCGTGGAAGACGAAGGGACGGACTTCGCTGCCGTCGCGCGGGGCATGATTTCCGTCACGCCCTTGCACCTGGACCTCACGAACTACGCCTCGTTCGACGCGATCGCGCAGCTCGACCTCGACTGGCGCTGA
- the apt gene encoding adenine phosphoribosyltransferase, which yields MTVEELRRFIREIPDFPKPGIVFKDITPLLADGPAFAFAVDRISERYRGKVDKVLGIESRGFILGAAVAYALRCGFAIVRKAGKLPHETLRASYELEYGVDSLEIHRDALHPPERVLVVDDLLATGGTARATVELVEKLGSRVVECAFLVELGALGGRRKLEPVPVFSLVRYEK from the coding sequence ATGACCGTCGAGGAACTGCGTCGATTCATCCGCGAAATTCCCGACTTCCCCAAGCCGGGGATCGTGTTCAAGGACATCACGCCGCTCCTGGCCGACGGGCCGGCGTTCGCTTTCGCCGTCGACCGTATCTCCGAACGATATCGCGGCAAGGTGGACAAAGTGCTGGGAATCGAGTCCCGGGGCTTCATTCTGGGAGCCGCGGTGGCTTACGCTCTCCGGTGCGGTTTCGCGATCGTGAGAAAGGCCGGCAAGCTGCCCCACGAGACACTCCGAGCGTCCTACGAGCTCGAGTACGGGGTCGACAGCCTCGAGATCCACCGCGACGCTTTGCACCCCCCCGAACGGGTGCTCGTGGTCGACGACCTTCTGGCGACGGGAGGCACGGCCAGGGCGACGGTCGAGCTCGTCGAAAAGCTCGGTTCCCGTGTCGTGGAGTGCGCCTTTCTCGTCGAACTGGGCGCGCTCGGGGGCCGGAGAAAGCTGGAACCCGTACCCGTGTTTTCCCTGGTTCGGTACGAGAAATAA